One Fuerstiella marisgermanici DNA window includes the following coding sequences:
- a CDS encoding calcium-binding protein, producing MRRINFRNLFTNHNLLRPNRRKSRRPTSQIQSESLESRVLLTVAAAFDAGTGILAVTSDSQGDFIGVSADTNGNLQVNGGSVAISGDVPTLTNTHLVDVDGNDGNDVILIDNSVVGPGVEVDGGAGNDLLIGSDGADFLLGGDGNDTLVGSGGADVLRGGEGDDVLIGGAGDDTLVGDKGNDVMLGEDGDDLLIWNNGDNDDLMEGGDGNDTVQVNGADGAGDDFSITPNGSRVQFDRNNLIPFTLDIGTTEKLDVNGQGGDEVIAASTGLVGLISLDLDGGEGNDLLIGGDGDDVLRGGAGNDTLIGNKGNDVMLGEDGDDLLIWNNGDNDDLMEGGAGNDTVQVNGADGAGDDFSIAPNGSRVQFNRNNLIPFTLDVGTVEDLDVNGQGGNDRIAGATGLVGLIALDLDGGEGNDVLIGGDGDDVLRGGEGNDVLVGGKGNDVMLGEDGDDLLIWNNGDNDDLMEGGAGNDTVQVNGADGAGDDFSITPNGSRVQFDRNNLIPFTLDIGTTEKLDVNGQGGDEVIAASTGLVGLISLDLDGGEGNDLLIGGDGDDVLRGGAGNDTLIGNKGNDVMLGEDGDDLLIWNNGDNDDLMEGGAGNDTVQVNGADGAGDRFRVNRNGSRVRFQRTNLISFTLDIGSTETLDINELGGNGNINVGNLNGVTDLTTVDVDGGDGRDVIRGSAANTAALQFVARGGSGNDVIIGGGGNDTLLGEEGNDFISGRDGDDVISGGDGRDVIFGGRGDDIISGDAGNDVLFGKSGDDVLDGGDGFDIVFGGLGSDFGIDAELEFGL from the coding sequence ATGCGTCGCATTAACTTTCGAAACCTGTTCACAAACCACAACCTTCTTCGTCCGAATCGTCGTAAGAGCCGTCGACCGACCTCTCAGATTCAGTCCGAATCGCTGGAATCGCGGGTTCTGCTAACGGTCGCTGCGGCGTTCGATGCCGGGACCGGAATTCTGGCCGTCACCAGCGACAGCCAGGGCGATTTCATCGGCGTTTCGGCCGACACGAACGGCAATCTGCAGGTCAATGGCGGCAGCGTGGCGATCTCCGGCGACGTGCCGACGCTAACCAACACGCATCTGGTCGACGTTGACGGTAACGACGGAAACGATGTCATCCTGATAGACAATTCCGTGGTCGGTCCCGGAGTCGAAGTCGACGGAGGAGCCGGAAACGACCTGCTGATCGGCAGTGATGGCGCTGACTTCCTTCTCGGCGGTGACGGCAATGACACGCTGGTCGGTAGTGGCGGGGCCGACGTCCTTCGCGGTGGAGAAGGCGACGACGTGCTGATTGGCGGAGCGGGCGATGACACGCTGGTTGGCGACAAAGGCAACGATGTCATGCTGGGCGAAGACGGCGATGACCTGCTGATCTGGAACAACGGCGACAATGACGACCTGATGGAAGGCGGAGACGGAAACGACACCGTCCAAGTCAACGGTGCCGACGGAGCAGGCGATGACTTCAGCATCACGCCGAACGGTTCGCGAGTGCAGTTCGACCGCAACAACCTGATTCCGTTCACGCTGGACATTGGCACGACCGAGAAACTCGATGTCAACGGTCAGGGTGGTGACGAAGTGATCGCTGCCTCGACTGGACTGGTCGGTCTGATCAGCCTCGATCTGGACGGCGGCGAAGGCAACGACCTGCTGATCGGCGGTGACGGCGACGACGTTCTCCGCGGCGGAGCGGGCAACGACACGCTGATCGGCAACAAAGGCAACGACGTCATGCTGGGCGAAGACGGCGACGACCTGCTGATCTGGAACAACGGCGACAACGACGACCTGATGGAAGGCGGAGCCGGCAACGACACCGTTCAGGTCAACGGAGCCGACGGAGCGGGCGACGACTTCAGCATCGCTCCCAACGGTTCGCGAGTGCAGTTCAACCGCAATAACCTGATTCCGTTCACGCTGGACGTCGGCACCGTTGAAGACCTGGACGTCAATGGTCAGGGCGGCAACGACAGGATCGCCGGGGCAACCGGCTTGGTTGGCTTGATCGCACTGGATCTCGACGGCGGTGAAGGTAACGACGTGCTGATTGGCGGTGACGGCGACGATGTTCTTCGCGGGGGCGAAGGCAACGACGTACTCGTCGGCGGCAAGGGCAACGACGTCATGCTTGGTGAAGACGGCGACGATCTGCTGATCTGGAACAACGGCGACAATGATGACCTGATGGAAGGCGGAGCCGGCAACGACACCGTTCAGGTCAATGGAGCTGACGGAGCGGGCGACGACTTCAGCATCACTCCGAACGGTTCGCGAGTGCAGTTCGACCGCAATAACCTGATTCCGTTCACGCTGGACATTGGCACGACCGAGAAACTCGATGTCAACGGTCAGGGTGGTGACGAAGTGATCGCTGCCTCGACTGGACTGGTCGGTCTGATCAGCCTCGATCTGGACGGCGGCGAAGGCAACGACCTGCTGATCGGCGGTGACGGCGACGACGTTCTTCGCGGCGGAGCGGGCAACGACACGCTGATCGGCAACAAGGGCAACGACGTCATGCTGGGCGAAGACGGCGACGACCTGCTGATCTGGAACAACGGCGACAATGACGACCTGATGGAAGGCGGAGCCGGAAACGACACCGTGCAGGTCAACGGAGCCGACGGAGCGGGCGACCGTTTCCGAGTCAATCGCAACGGCAGCCGGGTCCGCTTCCAACGGACGAACCTGATTTCGTTCACTCTGGATATCGGCAGCACGGAAACGCTGGACATCAACGAACTGGGCGGCAACGGCAACATCAACGTCGGCAACCTGAACGGAGTCACGGACCTGACAACAGTTGACGTGGATGGCGGGGACGGGCGTGACGTCATTCGCGGATCGGCAGCTAACACGGCGGCGCTGCAGTTTGTCGCCCGCGGCGGTTCGGGAAATGACGTGATCATCGGAGGCGGCGGCAACGACACGCTGCTTGGCGAAGAAGGTAACGACTTCATCTCCGGCAGGGACGGTGACGACGTGATCTCGGGGGGCGACGGCCGCGACGTGATCTTCGGCGGACGGGGAGACGACATCATCTCCGGTGACGCCGGCAACGACGTGCTGTTCGGCAAATCCGGTGACGACGTGCTCGACGGAGGCGATGGATTCGACATCGTATTCGGTGGCCTGGGCAGCGATTTCGGGATCGACGCGGAACTGGAGTTCGGCCTGTAG
- a CDS encoding tetratricopeptide repeat protein, which produces MPRPALFGFVAAGVTATLVSLSAEKITGVVTEQPPAREQAHPVNLYPGFAGYSRPVTTSSTEAQLWFNQGIQLLYGFNHDEAIRSFEQAAKIDPSCAMAWWGSAYARGLHINNPMMGEEQSRLANLAAGKAVAALDNESAIERALVNAVRQRYAWPVPEDRLPLDQAYADAMESVWHRFPKDADVGALFAESLMNLQPWDLWTGDAVPKGRTLEIVAVLERTMAITPHHPGANHFYIHAIEASPWPQKGTGAAERLKDLVPGSGHLVHMPSHIYIRTGRYADAADANERAIAADEAYFEDAPEPEFYSIYFMHNIHFLAYAAMMEGRYETAINAARKIAGTMPREFLRENAVIADGFMPTALHVMIRFGKWSDILAERKPEEWQLFSRAERHFARSLANSALGNTDAAKQEIDLLNEVSAELTDEWLMGNNSAIDVIAIARMMAEGELAYREGRSDRAFELLRKAVKLEENLSYDEPPGWMQPVRHALGALLLADGRHSEAADVYREDLTQHPNNAWSLLGLQQALERSGKVDESVAMAPQVQKAWARADVKPVASCYCHPDARTDER; this is translated from the coding sequence ATGCCCCGACCAGCACTCTTCGGCTTCGTTGCGGCTGGCGTCACAGCGACGCTGGTTTCATTGTCTGCTGAAAAAATCACCGGCGTTGTTACTGAACAGCCGCCCGCTCGCGAACAAGCTCATCCAGTGAACCTCTATCCAGGCTTCGCAGGATATTCTCGTCCGGTGACAACCAGCTCCACAGAAGCACAGCTGTGGTTCAATCAGGGAATTCAACTCCTCTACGGCTTCAATCACGACGAAGCGATCCGCTCGTTTGAACAGGCCGCCAAAATCGATCCGTCCTGTGCAATGGCCTGGTGGGGCTCGGCCTATGCTCGAGGGCTGCACATCAACAACCCGATGATGGGCGAAGAGCAAAGTCGGCTGGCGAACCTGGCAGCCGGGAAAGCAGTCGCGGCCCTGGATAACGAATCCGCCATTGAGCGGGCGCTCGTCAATGCCGTGCGACAGCGATACGCATGGCCGGTCCCGGAAGACAGGTTGCCGCTTGATCAGGCGTACGCGGATGCAATGGAATCGGTCTGGCACCGGTTTCCCAAGGACGCGGATGTCGGTGCGCTGTTTGCCGAATCACTGATGAATCTGCAGCCGTGGGATCTGTGGACCGGAGACGCAGTTCCCAAGGGACGAACACTGGAAATCGTTGCTGTTCTGGAACGGACGATGGCAATAACGCCACATCATCCCGGAGCGAATCACTTCTATATCCACGCCATTGAAGCATCGCCGTGGCCTCAAAAAGGAACGGGCGCGGCAGAGCGATTGAAAGACCTCGTACCTGGATCGGGACATCTGGTTCATATGCCGTCTCATATCTACATTCGGACGGGGCGGTATGCCGATGCGGCAGACGCAAATGAGCGAGCGATTGCCGCCGACGAAGCCTATTTCGAGGACGCACCGGAGCCTGAGTTCTACAGCATCTACTTCATGCACAACATCCACTTTCTGGCCTACGCCGCGATGATGGAAGGGCGCTACGAAACGGCCATCAACGCCGCTCGCAAGATCGCCGGAACCATGCCACGCGAATTTCTCCGGGAGAACGCGGTCATCGCCGACGGCTTCATGCCCACGGCACTGCATGTGATGATCCGCTTCGGAAAGTGGAGTGACATTCTGGCGGAACGGAAGCCTGAGGAATGGCAGTTGTTCAGTCGCGCCGAACGTCATTTCGCCCGATCTCTGGCCAATTCAGCGTTGGGCAACACCGACGCTGCCAAGCAAGAAATCGACTTACTGAATGAGGTTTCAGCAGAGTTAACGGACGAGTGGTTGATGGGCAACAACAGCGCGATCGACGTCATTGCAATTGCCCGGATGATGGCGGAGGGTGAGCTGGCCTACCGTGAAGGTCGCTCCGACAGGGCATTCGAACTGCTGCGGAAAGCCGTCAAGTTGGAAGAGAATCTCAGCTATGACGAACCACCCGGCTGGATGCAGCCCGTCCGCCATGCGTTGGGAGCATTGCTGCTCGCGGATGGTCGGCATTCGGAGGCGGCGGACGTGTACCGAGAAGATCTCACACAGCATCCCAACAACGCATGGTCGCTGCTCGGACTTCAGCAGGCGCTGGAGCGATCCGGGAAAGTTGACGAATCGGTTGCGATGGCTCCGCAGGTGCAAAAGGCATGGGCTCGCGCAGACGTGAAACCGGTCGCCAGTTGCTACTGCCATCCCGACGCGCGGACCGACGAACGCTGA